In Halobacterium noricense, the genomic stretch GCGCTGTTGAACTTCCTGATGAGCATCGCCATCTCGAAGTTCACCGTCGAACGGGGTGGTGTGCTGTGACGCCCCGCGAGATTGCGGTGCTCGCGCTCGTCGCGGGCGGCGCGTTCTTCGCGTTCGTCGCGGCCGTCGGACTGCTGCGGCTGCCCGACGTCTACACGCGCACCCACGGCGCCTCGAAGAGCGACACGCTCGGCGCTGGCCTCGCGCTCGCGGCGGTCGCCGTCACGTTCGGCTTCGACCTCTCCAGCGTGAAGGCCGCGCTGCTCGTCCTGTTCATGTTCGTTACGAACCCGACCGCGGCCCACGCTATCGCGCGCGCCGCCGAAGACCAGGGCATCGAACCGTGGACGACCGACGAGGGTGATAGCGAATGAACCTCGAACTCCCGCTCATCGCGTTCGTGCTCGCGTCCGCGCTGGCGACGGCTGTCCTACGGGACGTGCTCGCCGCAATCATCGCGTTCGCGACGTACAGCCTCGGCATCGCGGTCGTCTGGGTGGTGTTGCAGGCACCCGACGTCGGCCTCACGGAGGCCGCGGTCGGCGCTGGCGTCACCACTGTGTTGTTCCTCCTCACTATC encodes the following:
- the mnhG gene encoding monovalent cation/H(+) antiporter subunit G → MTPREIAVLALVAGGAFFAFVAAVGLLRLPDVYTRTHGASKSDTLGAGLALAAVAVTFGFDLSSVKAALLVLFMFVTNPTAAHAIARAAEDQGIEPWTTDEGDSE